One Candidatus Nitrospira nitrificans DNA segment encodes these proteins:
- a CDS encoding ABC transporter ATP-binding protein codes for MEHADSILKTEGLTKTFKVGFWGRPVTALEGLDLEVRQGEVFGFLGPNGAGKTTTIKMLMGLIYPTSGQAWLFGRPIGDQESKARLGFLPESPYFYDYLTGLEFLQFYGHLFGLGGVALGKRIDELLELVGMSHARHLQLRKFSKGMLQRVGIAQALINDPELVVLDEPMSGLDPIGRKEIRDLILRLKESGKTIFFSSHILHDAELLCDRVAIILKGRQVACGRVSELIDEGATHSVEVVIDGLGPEGLARLRQLANRVIVQGPQVLLVLPSRQHVGSVLEIIRGAKATLVSLTPQKGSLEDLFIREVKSKQPELREAV; via the coding sequence TTCAAAGTCGGGTTCTGGGGTCGGCCGGTGACGGCGCTGGAGGGTCTCGACCTTGAGGTCAGGCAGGGAGAAGTCTTCGGATTTCTCGGACCTAATGGGGCAGGGAAGACAACCACGATCAAGATGCTGATGGGGCTGATCTATCCCACGAGCGGACAGGCCTGGCTCTTCGGTCGCCCTATCGGGGACCAGGAGTCGAAGGCCCGGCTTGGGTTTTTGCCGGAATCTCCATACTTTTATGATTACCTCACCGGCCTTGAGTTTCTCCAATTCTATGGCCATCTCTTCGGGCTTGGCGGAGTGGCCTTAGGCAAACGTATCGATGAGTTGTTGGAGCTCGTCGGGATGTCTCATGCCCGCCATCTTCAGTTGCGGAAGTTTTCCAAAGGGATGTTGCAGCGGGTGGGGATTGCCCAGGCCCTCATCAACGATCCGGAATTAGTGGTGTTGGATGAGCCGATGTCAGGCCTGGACCCGATCGGACGCAAAGAGATCAGGGACTTGATCCTGCGTCTGAAGGAATCCGGGAAGACGATTTTCTTCAGTTCCCACATCCTGCATGATGCGGAGCTTCTCTGTGATCGGGTTGCCATTATTCTCAAAGGACGGCAAGTGGCGTGCGGACGCGTCAGTGAGCTGATAGATGAAGGCGCGACTCACTCGGTCGAAGTCGTAATCGATGGGCTTGGCCCTGAAGGGTTGGCGAGGCTGCGTCAACTGGCTAATCGCGTCATCGTTCAGGGACCTCAGGTCTTGCTGGTGCTGCCAAGCCGTCAGCACGTGGGGTCGGTTCTTGAGATCATTCGAGGCGCCAAGGCAACGCTGGTTTCACTCACCCCACAGAAAGGATCACTTGAAGATTTGTTCATTCGAGAGGTCAAGAGCAAACAGCCGGAGTTGAGGGAAGCCGTATGA